The bacterium genome contains a region encoding:
- the queA gene encoding tRNA preQ1(34) S-adenosylmethionine ribosyltransferase-isomerase QueA: protein MRLSDFDFALPRELIAQVPARPRDSSRLLVLDRQTSTLAHRVFHDLPEYLRPADVLVLNETKVLPARLRARRPTGGAVEVLLLRPRSDGEWEALIKPARRVRSGARLIFARGVLEGVAGERTATGTRLIALEHHGDLHAILERIGEMPTPPYIRRIPEGGDYQTVYARRVGAVAAPTAGLHFTDALLARVRGLGVRTAFLTLHVGLGTFRPVKVDDVTRHRMDEEAFEVSGETAEAINTARARGGRIVVVGTTCVRALESAADEDGRVRPGGGGATLFITPGYRFRATDALITNFHLPRSTLLMLVSAFAGRERILAAYVEAIRARYRFYSFGDAMLLL from the coding sequence ATGAGGCTCTCCGACTTCGACTTTGCGCTTCCCCGCGAGTTGATCGCACAGGTCCCGGCACGCCCACGGGACAGCTCGCGCCTTCTGGTGCTGGATCGGCAGACCTCGACGCTCGCGCACCGGGTGTTCCACGACCTTCCCGAGTACCTTCGACCCGCCGACGTCCTGGTGCTGAACGAGACAAAGGTCCTGCCCGCGCGGCTGCGGGCCCGGCGGCCCACCGGAGGCGCCGTGGAGGTGTTGCTGCTGCGCCCGAGGTCCGACGGCGAGTGGGAGGCGCTGATCAAGCCGGCCCGCCGGGTCCGTTCGGGCGCCCGCCTCATCTTCGCCCGCGGGGTGTTGGAAGGCGTGGCCGGAGAGCGGACGGCCACCGGGACCCGCCTCATCGCGCTTGAACATCACGGGGACCTGCACGCGATCCTCGAGCGGATCGGGGAGATGCCCACCCCCCCCTACATCCGGCGCATCCCGGAAGGAGGGGACTACCAGACGGTGTACGCGCGAAGGGTCGGCGCCGTGGCGGCGCCGACCGCCGGGCTGCACTTTACGGACGCGCTGCTGGCCCGAGTCCGCGGGCTCGGGGTGCGGACCGCGTTCCTGACGCTGCATGTCGGCCTCGGGACGTTCCGGCCGGTCAAGGTGGACGACGTGACCCGCCACCGCATGGATGAGGAGGCCTTCGAGGTGAGCGGCGAGACGGCGGAGGCGATCAACACGGCGCGGGCGCGTGGGGGGCGGATCGTCGTCGTCGGCACGACCTGCGTGCGCGCCCTGGAGTCGGCCGCCGACGAGGACGGGCGCGTGCGGCCGGGGGGCGGGGGCGCCACACTGTTCATCACCCCGGGATACCGCTTCCGCGCCACCGATGCACTGATCACGAACTTCCACCTGCCGCGCTCGACCCTGCTGATGTTGGTCAGCGCCTTCGCGGGGCGCGAACGCATCCTTGCGGCGTACGTGGAAGCGATCCGCGCGCGCTACCGATTTTACAGCTTCGGGGACGCGATGCTGTTGCTGTGA
- the tgt gene encoding tRNA guanosine(34) transglycosylase Tgt, giving the protein MAVRFELLHVDRDTGARAGRLHTPHGIVHTPVFMPVGTHGTVRALTPEEVESTGAEIILANTFHLSLRPGGALIRRAGGLHAFMHWARPILTDSGGYQVFSLPHLRRVTDEGVVFRSPIDGDEVSFTPERVMEIEEELGADIVMPLDVCLGYPAPDAEAALALRRTLLWARRAKAAHRRQDQALFGIVQGGFAPERRRQAADDLVALDFPGYAVGGLSVGEPKPMTYDLLSAVTERLPEARPRYLMGVGAPPSLVEGVGRGVDMFDCVMPTRIGRTGMALTAAGPLSLRRSSHAEDLRPIEAGCPCPACGDYTRAYLRHLFKAGEMLGPRLVSLHNLAFMGRLAAEMRGAICEDRFGPWSRATLARYGDGVGRGNRPDAAEPSGTLNGSEA; this is encoded by the coding sequence GTGGCTGTGCGTTTCGAACTTCTCCACGTCGACCGCGACACGGGTGCGCGGGCGGGGCGGCTCCACACCCCGCACGGGATCGTGCACACCCCGGTGTTCATGCCGGTGGGGACGCACGGGACGGTCCGCGCGCTCACGCCGGAAGAGGTGGAGTCGACCGGCGCCGAGATCATCCTGGCCAATACCTTCCACCTATCGCTCCGGCCGGGGGGAGCACTGATCCGCCGGGCGGGGGGATTGCACGCGTTCATGCACTGGGCGCGGCCGATCCTCACCGACAGCGGAGGGTACCAGGTGTTCAGCCTTCCCCACCTGCGGAGGGTGACCGATGAGGGGGTAGTCTTTCGCTCGCCGATCGACGGGGACGAGGTGTCGTTCACCCCCGAACGGGTCATGGAGATCGAAGAAGAGTTGGGGGCGGACATCGTCATGCCGCTCGACGTCTGTCTGGGGTATCCCGCGCCGGACGCCGAGGCCGCGCTGGCCCTGCGGCGGACGCTCCTCTGGGCGCGGCGCGCCAAGGCCGCCCACCGGCGTCAGGATCAGGCGCTGTTTGGGATCGTGCAAGGGGGGTTTGCCCCCGAGCGGAGACGGCAGGCCGCCGACGATCTGGTCGCCCTCGACTTTCCCGGCTACGCCGTGGGCGGGCTCTCCGTGGGGGAGCCCAAGCCGATGACGTATGATCTGCTCTCCGCCGTCACGGAGCGGCTCCCGGAAGCCCGGCCGCGATACCTGATGGGGGTAGGGGCGCCGCCGAGCCTGGTGGAGGGGGTGGGTCGGGGGGTCGACATGTTCGATTGCGTGATGCCGACCCGCATCGGCCGGACGGGCATGGCGCTCACCGCGGCGGGCCCGCTGAGCCTCCGCCGATCGTCGCACGCCGAGGACCTCCGGCCGATCGAAGCCGGGTGTCCGTGTCCGGCCTGCGGCGACTACACACGGGCGTATCTGCGGCACCTGTTTAAGGCCGGAGAGATGCTGGGCCCGCGGCTGGTGAGCCTGCACAACCTGGCCTTCATGGGACGGTTGGCGGCGGAGATGCGCGGCGCCATCTGTGAGGACCGATTCGGCCCCTGGAGCCGGGCCACGCTCGCCCGCTACGGGGACGGCGTCGGGAGAGGGAATCGTCCGGATGCCGCAGAACCCTCCGGCACTCTGAATGGATCGGAGGCGTAA
- the yajC gene encoding preprotein translocase subunit YajC: MPAQQAISALVYLLAVFGVLYLLMIRPQQVQQKRYREMVGRLKKGDRVLTRGGLYGVILDVKDNDLTLELAQNVRVRADRTAVQSLVKRGSQGS, translated from the coding sequence GTGCCGGCGCAGCAGGCGATCTCCGCGTTGGTTTACCTGCTCGCGGTCTTCGGTGTCCTCTACCTGCTGATGATCAGGCCGCAGCAGGTCCAGCAGAAGCGGTACCGGGAGATGGTGGGGCGGTTGAAGAAGGGGGACCGGGTGCTGACCCGTGGCGGTCTGTACGGGGTGATCCTCGATGTCAAGGATAACGATCTGACCCTGGAACTGGCCCAGAACGTGCGGGTCCGCGCCGACCGCACCGCGGTGCAGTCGCTCGTCAAGCGCGGGAGCCAAGGGAGTTAG
- a CDS encoding phosphohydrolase: MADHRPVPSPVTPSVPGFLLTLEEIKRDREVEAYVAKADEYTRAIGYTEHGTRHANLVASIAGNVLRRLERPEREITLGTIAGYLHDIGNLVGRVNHEHTGALLAGGILTRLGMEPIDMATVMGAIGNHEEETGEPVSAEGAAVIISDKSDVHRTRVRNPDPTTYDMHDRVNHAVEHSFLRVDAPARTITLELTIDTRLSQVMEYFEIFLPRMVMCRRAAKFLGCEFKLMINGTKLL; the protein is encoded by the coding sequence ATGGCCGACCACCGCCCCGTCCCCAGTCCGGTCACCCCGAGCGTCCCGGGGTTTTTGCTCACCCTCGAAGAGATCAAGCGCGACCGCGAGGTCGAGGCCTACGTCGCCAAGGCCGACGAGTACACCAGGGCGATCGGCTACACCGAGCACGGCACGCGCCACGCCAACCTCGTCGCCAGCATCGCGGGAAATGTCCTGCGGCGGTTGGAGAGACCGGAGCGGGAGATCACCCTGGGGACGATCGCCGGGTACCTGCACGATATCGGCAACCTCGTCGGCCGGGTCAACCACGAGCATACCGGGGCGCTGCTTGCGGGGGGGATCCTCACCCGCCTCGGGATGGAGCCGATCGATATGGCGACTGTGATGGGTGCGATCGGGAATCACGAAGAGGAGACCGGGGAGCCCGTGAGCGCCGAGGGGGCGGCGGTGATCATCTCGGACAAATCGGACGTGCACCGAACCCGGGTCCGAAACCCCGATCCCACCACGTATGACATGCACGACCGGGTGAACCACGCCGTGGAGCACTCGTTCCTCCGCGTCGACGCGCCCGCCCGGACCATCACGCTCGAGCTGACGATCGATACCCGGCTCTCCCAGGTCATGGAGTACTTCGAGATCTTCCTGCCGCGCATGGTCATGTGCCGCCGGGCGGCGAAGTTTTTGGGGTGTGAATTCAAGCTGATGATCAACGGCACGAAACTCTTGTAG
- a CDS encoding helix-turn-helix domain-containing protein yields MAEGARGRWLTLGEAAQRLGVDVTTLRGWADKGKVRVFRTPGGHRRFDPADLESLLKTGLSPRRAAGTTFSSSAASAREWLASHPWYARIPEGSLVSVRALCGDLMRILAAYTDGEPARPPHLAEGRRVGAALGREVAGWGLSPAQSTEVFLHFKMHVTEMLSAPAQSGEDQVRSLRDADAFLGQVLQAMMEAYEAAKA; encoded by the coding sequence GTGGCTGAGGGGGCCCGGGGTCGTTGGCTGACCTTGGGAGAGGCCGCCCAGCGGCTCGGCGTCGACGTGACGACGTTGCGCGGTTGGGCAGATAAGGGGAAGGTTCGGGTTTTTAGAACGCCCGGGGGCCACCGCCGGTTCGATCCCGCCGATCTGGAATCGCTCCTCAAGACGGGCCTTTCCCCCCGCCGCGCGGCGGGTACCACGTTTTCGTCGAGCGCGGCGTCGGCCCGGGAGTGGCTGGCCTCGCATCCGTGGTACGCCCGAATCCCCGAGGGATCCTTGGTCAGCGTGCGGGCGCTGTGCGGCGACCTGATGCGCATTCTGGCCGCGTATACGGACGGCGAACCGGCCCGCCCGCCCCATCTCGCGGAAGGCAGACGAGTCGGCGCCGCCCTGGGGAGGGAGGTGGCCGGATGGGGTCTCTCCCCCGCCCAGTCGACCGAGGTGTTTCTCCACTTCAAGATGCACGTCACCGAAATGCTGTCTGCGCCCGCCCAGAGCGGTGAGGATCAGGTTCGATCGCTGCGGGACGCGGATGCGTTCCTCGGGCAAGTCCTTCAGGCGATGATGGAAGCCTACGAGGCGGCCAAGGCCTGA
- the hemC gene encoding hydroxymethylbilane synthase, translating into MRRDRVRLGTRGSRLSLRQAELVVEALRASHPAVSVEIVVIKTAGDRAPDVPLERLEGIGFFAKELEAALLDGRCDLAMHSAKDLPTAIHRDLALGAYLPRTDPRDVVVDREGRILASLPAGARVGTSSVRRAAQILHRRPDLQPTSIRGNIDTRLAKLDRGVCDAICLAGAGLLRMGWQARITEWLDPEVMLPAPGQGAIAVELRGGDADLLELLRSMDHPPTRVAVAAERAFVARLGSGCRAPAAALAAVAGEAVTLEGLVALPDGSCVRRHRATAALAAAVEVGEEVADYLLAHAGFALEVGPAGSGAALTSGELRRGAVS; encoded by the coding sequence GTGAGACGGGACCGTGTGCGGCTGGGGACGCGTGGGAGCCGGCTGAGCCTGCGGCAGGCCGAGTTGGTGGTCGAGGCCCTTCGGGCGAGCCATCCGGCGGTGTCGGTTGAAATCGTGGTGATCAAGACCGCCGGTGATCGCGCTCCGGACGTGCCGTTGGAGCGGCTGGAGGGAATCGGGTTCTTTGCCAAGGAGTTGGAGGCCGCCCTCCTCGACGGTCGCTGCGACCTGGCGATGCACAGCGCCAAGGACCTCCCCACGGCGATCCACCGCGATCTCGCGCTGGGGGCGTACCTGCCTCGTACCGACCCCAGGGATGTCGTGGTGGACAGGGAGGGCCGGATCCTCGCCTCCCTGCCCGCGGGCGCGCGGGTCGGGACGAGCAGCGTGCGGCGGGCCGCGCAGATCCTCCACCGCCGACCCGATCTCCAGCCCACCTCGATCCGCGGCAACATCGATACCCGACTTGCCAAACTGGACCGCGGCGTCTGCGACGCGATCTGCCTTGCCGGTGCCGGGCTGCTGCGGATGGGGTGGCAGGCACGGATCACGGAGTGGTTGGATCCTGAGGTCATGCTCCCCGCCCCCGGCCAGGGGGCGATCGCGGTCGAACTGCGAGGGGGGGATGCCGATCTGCTCGAGCTGCTCCGCTCCATGGATCACCCGCCCACCCGGGTGGCGGTTGCGGCGGAGCGTGCCTTCGTGGCCCGCCTGGGGAGCGGGTGCCGCGCGCCGGCGGCCGCGCTGGCGGCGGTGGCAGGGGAGGCCGTGACCCTCGAAGGGCTCGTCGCGCTCCCGGACGGTAGCTGCGTACGTCGCCACCGCGCGACCGCGGCGCTCGCCGCCGCGGTAGAGGTCGGCGAGGAGGTGGCGGATTATCTCCTGGCGCACGCGGGGTTTGCGCTGGAGGTCGGACCCGCGGGGTCGGGTGCCGCCCTCACCTCCGGGGAACTGCGGCGGGGGGCGGTGTCGTGA
- a CDS encoding uroporphyrinogen-III synthase — MTAPGALDGRWIVVTRARAQAGALAARLEAEGARIAEFPTIRVGPLDDYGEADRAIDRLGDYRWIVFTSQNGVTAFLDRLQARAGTVRGLDHHDLAAIGPATAGALRARGLRVDLAPAEFVAEALVEAFATASSAGPSRLRGARVLLPRALEARGVLPEGLRGLGAIVDVVPVYRTVTERDQAPAVRRRLLDGEVDAVTFTSSSTVRGFVEVLGPEAPRVGGRALIACIGPVTAATARERGLPVGLVAREYTVPGLVAALRERLGRAVPTADR, encoded by the coding sequence GTGACCGCGCCCGGCGCGCTCGACGGCCGGTGGATCGTGGTGACCCGGGCCCGGGCGCAGGCGGGCGCCCTGGCGGCGCGGCTCGAGGCGGAGGGCGCCCGGATCGCCGAGTTTCCGACGATTCGGGTGGGTCCCCTCGACGACTACGGCGAGGCAGACCGCGCCATCGATCGGCTCGGCGACTATCGGTGGATCGTCTTCACGAGCCAAAACGGGGTCACCGCGTTTCTGGATCGTCTCCAGGCGCGCGCCGGGACCGTGCGTGGGCTCGACCACCACGACCTCGCAGCGATCGGCCCCGCCACGGCGGGGGCGCTCCGCGCCCGCGGGCTGCGCGTCGATCTGGCCCCCGCCGAGTTCGTCGCGGAGGCGCTGGTCGAGGCGTTCGCCACCGCCTCCTCCGCCGGGCCCAGTCGGCTGCGCGGCGCTCGGGTCCTCCTGCCGCGTGCGCTCGAGGCGCGCGGCGTGCTGCCCGAGGGGTTGCGGGGGCTGGGGGCGATCGTGGACGTGGTTCCCGTGTACCGCACGGTCACGGAGCGCGACCAGGCCCCCGCGGTCCGCCGGCGGCTCCTCGACGGCGAGGTCGATGCGGTCACCTTTACGAGTTCGTCGACGGTTCGAGGCTTCGTCGAGGTGCTGGGGCCCGAGGCGCCCCGGGTCGGCGGGCGCGCGTTGATCGCGTGCATCGGCCCGGTGACCGCGGCGACCGCGCGCGAACGCGGCCTGCCCGTCGGGCTGGTCGCCCGGGAATACACGGTCCCGGGGTTGGTGGCGGCGCTCCGCGAGCGCTTGGGGCGCGCCGTGCCAACCGCCGACCGATAG
- the hemB gene encoding porphobilinogen synthase: MAFPQHRLRRLRRTDRLREMVAETSLAAHHFIAPLFVKEGLARPVEIEAMPGQLQHTVSSLVEVCGGLAELGVPAVLLFGIPSRKDAEGTGAWDPDGIVQQAFRAVRAELGDRLVLIGDLCLCEYTDHGHCGILRGSAVDNDATLDVYARIAASYAEAGADWVAPSGMMDGQVGAIRRSLDTLGHQDVAVLAYAAKYASAFYGPFRQAAESTPRFGDRRGYQMDPSNVEEALREVRADVEEGADVVMVKPALPYLDVLSRVKAEFGLPTAAYHVSGEYAMLKAAAARGWIDEDLAMFEVLYAIRRAGADLILTYFARAAAERLRRG; this comes from the coding sequence ATGGCGTTTCCACAGCACCGCCTGCGGCGGCTGCGCCGCACCGATCGGCTGCGAGAGATGGTGGCGGAAACCTCGCTCGCGGCCCACCACTTCATCGCGCCGCTCTTCGTCAAAGAAGGCCTGGCCCGCCCGGTCGAGATCGAGGCGATGCCGGGACAGCTGCAGCATACCGTGTCGAGCCTCGTCGAGGTCTGCGGGGGTCTGGCGGAACTCGGCGTCCCCGCGGTGCTGCTCTTCGGGATTCCGTCGCGGAAGGACGCCGAGGGAACGGGGGCCTGGGATCCCGACGGCATCGTCCAACAGGCGTTCCGGGCGGTGCGCGCCGAACTCGGCGACCGATTGGTCCTCATCGGCGATTTGTGCCTGTGCGAGTACACGGACCACGGACACTGCGGGATACTCCGCGGGTCCGCGGTCGACAACGATGCGACCCTGGACGTCTACGCCCGGATCGCCGCCTCGTACGCGGAGGCCGGGGCGGATTGGGTGGCGCCGTCGGGGATGATGGACGGGCAGGTGGGGGCGATCCGGCGCAGCCTCGATACCCTCGGGCACCAGGACGTTGCGGTTCTGGCATACGCGGCGAAGTACGCCTCGGCTTTCTACGGACCGTTCCGCCAGGCGGCGGAGTCGACCCCCCGATTCGGCGATCGCCGCGGGTACCAGATGGATCCGTCGAATGTGGAGGAGGCCCTTCGCGAGGTCCGCGCCGATGTCGAAGAAGGCGCGGACGTCGTGATGGTCAAGCCGGCGCTTCCGTACCTCGACGTCCTCAGCCGGGTCAAGGCGGAATTCGGACTGCCCACGGCCGCGTATCACGTCAGCGGTGAGTACGCGATGCTCAAGGCGGCCGCCGCCCGAGGGTGGATCGATGAAGACCTCGCCATGTTCGAGGTCCTGTACGCGATTCGGCGGGCCGGCGCGGACCTCATCCTCACCTATTTCGCCCGGGCAGCGGCGGAGCGGCTGCGGCGCGGGTAG
- a CDS encoding glycosyltransferase family 2 protein: MRPIVIMPLYNEEETVAQVLEEVRRHTVAKILVVNDGSTDRSAEILKRSRLDLQVVTHAQNEGYGQSLIDGFRGAIRDGYDVAVTIDCDLQHEPHMIPQFLELASEFDIVSGSRYHPEAPGVQDPAPPDRQRINEEITRIINDLTGYHLTDAWCGFKAYRAAGLARMTLDERSYGFPLQVWLQAARVGLTVTEVPVPRIYKNPGRRFWGGLDDPAARRTYYLTIIDREVSRWRNSS, encoded by the coding sequence ATGCGTCCGATCGTCATTATGCCCCTCTACAATGAAGAGGAGACCGTTGCGCAGGTCCTGGAGGAAGTTCGGCGTCACACGGTCGCAAAGATCTTGGTGGTCAACGACGGCTCCACGGATCGGTCGGCGGAAATCCTCAAACGGAGCCGCCTCGACCTTCAGGTGGTGACCCACGCCCAAAACGAAGGGTACGGGCAGTCGCTGATCGATGGATTTCGCGGGGCGATCCGCGACGGGTACGACGTTGCCGTGACGATCGACTGCGACCTTCAGCACGAGCCGCACATGATCCCGCAGTTTCTTGAGCTGGCGTCGGAGTTCGACATCGTTTCCGGGAGCCGCTACCATCCGGAGGCACCGGGCGTCCAGGATCCCGCCCCGCCGGATCGGCAGCGGATCAACGAAGAGATCACCCGGATCATCAATGACCTGACCGGGTATCACCTCACCGATGCGTGGTGCGGTTTCAAAGCGTACCGCGCCGCGGGTCTCGCCCGGATGACGCTCGACGAGCGAAGTTACGGCTTTCCCCTGCAGGTGTGGCTGCAGGCCGCACGGGTGGGGCTCACGGTCACGGAGGTTCCCGTGCCGCGGATCTACAAGAACCCCGGGCGGCGGTTTTGGGGGGGCCTCGATGATCCGGCCGCGCGACGCACCTACTACCTGACGATCATCGACCGCGAGGTGAGCCGATGGCGGAACTCCTCGTAA
- the bshB1 gene encoding bacillithiol biosynthesis deacetylase BshB1: MAELLVIGAHPDDVEIGMGGAVATFVRQGHDVTILDLTDGEPTPMGTPERRRAESEAAAGVLGVRRRTLPLPNRYLQDTVENRMAVAEVIREVRPDILFIPYGVDAHPDHVAAERLAEAARFYAKLTKTEMRGDPHYPGRILHFFCTHYRLHVAPAFVLDITEQIERKMEAIACYRSQFNEERGNAGVLEAIRTIAAYWGTRIRRPYGEPFASKEALGLRGLGELL, from the coding sequence ATGGCGGAACTCCTCGTAATCGGCGCCCACCCCGATGATGTGGAGATCGGGATGGGCGGCGCGGTGGCGACCTTCGTCCGGCAGGGCCACGACGTGACGATCCTCGATCTCACCGACGGCGAGCCCACCCCGATGGGGACCCCGGAGCGGCGCCGGGCCGAGAGCGAAGCGGCCGCCGGGGTGTTGGGGGTGCGGCGCCGCACGCTGCCGCTGCCCAACCGATACCTCCAGGATACCGTGGAGAACCGGATGGCCGTCGCGGAGGTGATCCGCGAGGTCCGTCCAGACATCCTGTTCATCCCGTACGGGGTGGATGCGCACCCCGATCACGTCGCCGCGGAGCGCCTGGCGGAGGCGGCCCGATTCTACGCCAAACTCACCAAGACCGAGATGCGGGGAGACCCCCACTATCCGGGCCGGATCCTGCACTTCTTCTGCACGCACTACCGGCTGCACGTGGCCCCGGCGTTCGTCCTGGACATCACCGAGCAGATCGAGCGCAAGATGGAGGCGATCGCCTGCTATCGATCCCAGTTCAACGAGGAGCGGGGCAACGCCGGGGTGCTCGAGGCGATCCGGACTATCGCCGCGTACTGGGGCACCCGGATCCGGCGGCCATACGGCGAACCGTTCGCCAGCAAGGAAGCGCTGGGGCTGCGCGGGCTCGGGGAACTGCTGTGA
- a CDS encoding ABC transporter ATP-binding protein, with amino-acid sequence MTPPVPAVLAEDLWRGYGRTRVLRGVNVAVPPHAALAVLGPNGSGKSTLLRVLAAALRPARGRVLIAGSDLFAIPEERRRVGLVTHEPMLYGGLSVLENLHLLATLYGLPDGRDRAREVCDLLGIARRADPVRGLSRGVQQRAALARAVLHRPAVLLLDEPFSGLDPEGIAGVTGILGDFCRGGGALILTTHSPAEALSVAASAAVLIGGRLTPLRSIGGMPVEAVRAWYLDAVAGGGG; translated from the coding sequence GTGACCCCTCCCGTCCCCGCCGTTCTGGCCGAAGACCTCTGGAGAGGGTACGGCCGCACCCGGGTGCTGCGCGGCGTGAACGTCGCGGTCCCGCCGCATGCCGCCCTCGCCGTGCTCGGGCCCAACGGTTCGGGGAAATCGACGCTGCTGCGCGTGCTGGCGGCGGCGCTGCGCCCGGCGAGGGGGCGGGTGCTCATCGCCGGCAGCGACCTCTTCGCCATCCCGGAGGAGCGTCGGCGGGTCGGGCTCGTTACCCACGAGCCGATGCTGTACGGGGGCCTCAGCGTGCTCGAGAACCTGCATCTCCTCGCGACCCTCTACGGGCTTCCGGACGGCCGCGACCGCGCGCGGGAGGTCTGCGATCTCCTCGGGATCGCGCGCCGCGCCGACCCCGTGCGCGGGCTGTCGCGCGGGGTGCAGCAGCGGGCCGCACTCGCCCGGGCCGTCCTGCACCGCCCCGCGGTGCTGCTGCTCGACGAACCCTTCAGCGGGCTCGACCCCGAGGGGATCGCCGGCGTCACCGGCATCCTCGGGGACTTCTGCCGCGGCGGAGGGGCGTTGATCCTGACCACGCACAGTCCGGCGGAAGCTCTGAGCGTCGCCGCCTCCGCCGCCGTGCTCATCGGAGGACGGCTGACCCCCCTGCGATCGATCGGCGGGATGCCCGTCGAAGCGGTGCGCGCCTGGTACCTCGATGCGGTGGCGGGGGGAGGCGGATGA
- a CDS encoding heme exporter protein CcmB, which produces MRVLAALVWKDLVIEARTRELVTSMSLVAFLALVIMSLAFAPSPAFAATAAPGVLWVTVAFAATLGLARSHALEQDRGALQGLLLTPVSRGMLYLGKFAANLLLVGMLEVVVVAAFAVLFSVPLGRHVGWIVLPLGLGAIGFTAVGTLLGAMTAATRLREVLLPVLLLPVVLPVIVFSLAGIGAVLEGRPLADLFRSAKLLGAVDAVFVVLGIWLFEYVVEE; this is translated from the coding sequence ATGAGGGTGCTGGCGGCATTGGTCTGGAAGGATTTGGTGATCGAAGCGCGGACGCGGGAGCTTGTGACCTCGATGAGCCTCGTCGCGTTTCTCGCGCTGGTGATCATGAGCCTGGCGTTTGCGCCGTCCCCCGCATTCGCGGCGACCGCGGCGCCGGGGGTGCTGTGGGTGACGGTGGCCTTCGCCGCGACGCTCGGGCTCGCCCGCTCGCACGCCCTCGAACAGGACCGGGGCGCCCTGCAGGGTCTGCTGCTCACCCCCGTCAGCCGGGGCATGCTCTACCTCGGAAAGTTCGCCGCGAACCTGTTGCTGGTGGGGATGTTGGAGGTGGTCGTGGTTGCCGCGTTCGCGGTGCTGTTTTCGGTGCCGCTCGGCCGTCACGTCGGGTGGATCGTCCTCCCCCTCGGTCTCGGGGCGATTGGGTTCACGGCGGTCGGCACCCTGTTGGGGGCGATGACCGCGGCGACGCGTCTGCGCGAGGTGCTGCTCCCGGTCCTCCTGTTGCCGGTGGTGCTGCCGGTGATCGTCTTCTCGCTGGCCGGGATCGGCGCGGTCCTGGAAGGGCGGCCCCTGGCCGACCTCTTCCGCTCCGCGAAGCTGCTGGGCGCGGTGGACGCCGTGTTCGTCGTGCTCGGGATCTGGCTGTTCGAATACGTCGTGGAAGAGTAG
- a CDS encoding non-heme iron oxygenase ferredoxin subunit — MPLIKLADVAEVPAGTGREVRVAGKVLALFNLDGVFYALANECTHMGGPLGKGAVNGTTVTCPWHGSRFDVRTGQVVEPPARRPVVTYPVQVRDGAVYADLP; from the coding sequence ATGCCGTTGATCAAGCTCGCCGACGTCGCAGAGGTTCCGGCCGGAACCGGCAGGGAAGTTCGGGTGGCCGGGAAGGTGCTTGCCCTCTTCAACCTGGACGGGGTGTTCTACGCGCTCGCAAACGAATGCACGCACATGGGCGGACCCCTGGGGAAGGGCGCGGTGAACGGAACCACGGTGACGTGTCCCTGGCACGGCAGCCGGTTTGACGTCCGGACGGGTCAGGTGGTGGAACCGCCCGCGCGGCGCCCCGTCGTCACCTATCCCGTGCAGGTGCGTGACGGCGCGGTGTACGCGGACCTGCCGTAA
- a CDS encoding ArsR family transcriptional regulator, translating to MQETRRRIVERLRLKGSQTVKELAAAFHLTRTAVTIHLAALRGEHLVRREGLRAGIGRPSQVFELTPTADHLFPKAYDDFALSLLEEIGEQPGDLPKLLRRITGRWIARDLPRVEGSTGRQRIERARDILAERGFLPTIERTPHGTQLREHNCPLMKLAEADPRVCEMIHQWLEALFAARLERVRCLRRGDPFSAYTIGGGPPRARDRRARTRHVREGRDRACR from the coding sequence ATGCAGGAAACCCGTCGTCGAATCGTGGAGCGGCTCCGCCTCAAGGGCAGCCAAACCGTCAAGGAACTGGCGGCCGCCTTTCACCTCACCCGCACCGCGGTCACGATCCATTTGGCCGCCTTGCGGGGAGAACATCTGGTCCGCCGCGAAGGTCTGCGGGCGGGCATCGGAAGGCCCAGCCAGGTCTTCGAATTGACGCCGACCGCGGATCACCTGTTCCCGAAGGCCTACGATGATTTTGCCCTCTCCCTCCTGGAAGAGATCGGGGAGCAGCCCGGGGACCTGCCGAAACTCCTCCGGCGGATCACCGGTCGGTGGATCGCGCGTGACCTGCCGCGCGTTGAAGGGTCCACCGGCCGCCAGCGCATCGAGCGGGCGAGGGACATCCTGGCGGAGCGGGGTTTCCTGCCGACGATCGAACGAACCCCGCACGGCACCCAGCTGCGCGAGCACAACTGTCCGTTGATGAAGCTGGCGGAAGCGGATCCCCGCGTCTGCGAGATGATCCACCAATGGCTCGAGGCGCTGTTCGCGGCGCGGCTGGAGCGGGTGCGGTGCCTCCGCCGCGGCGACCCTTTCTCCGCCTACACGATCGGGGGCGGACCCCCCCGAGCCCGTGATCGACGGGCGCGCACCCGCCACGTCCGCGAGGGGAGGGATCGGGCATGCCGTTGA